A part of Homoserinibacter sp. YIM 151385 genomic DNA contains:
- the glnA gene encoding type I glutamate--ammonia ligase: protein MFSDSSEVLKFIKDTDVKFVDIRFTDLPGIQQHFNIPASTVDEDFFAVGQLFDGSSIRGFQSIHESDLQLIPDVSTAYVDPFRTERTLVIIFDIYNPRNGEIYGRDPRQVAKKAEKYLASTGIADTAFFASEAEFYIFDDVRYEVKQNKSYYEVDSSEAAWNTGREEEGGNLANKTAYKGGYFPVSPVDQHADLRDDIVLKLIEVGLEVERSHHEVGTAGQGEINYKFDTLVHAGDDILKFKYIVKNTALEWGKTATFMPKPLMGDNGSGMHTHQSLWNDGAPLFYDEQGYGGLSDTARWYIGGILHHASAVAAFTNPTVNSYHRLIPGFEAPVNLVYSAGNRSAAIRIPITGTNPKAKRIEFRAPDASGNPYLAFAAQLMAGLDGIKNKIEPHEPVDKDLYELPPEEAKSIPQLPGSLDAALLALEADHDFLLEGGVFTKDLIETWIDYKRENELLPFAQRPHPFEYELYFGV from the coding sequence CTGTTCAGCGACTCGTCCGAGGTCCTCAAGTTCATCAAGGACACCGACGTCAAGTTCGTCGACATCCGCTTCACCGATCTGCCCGGCATCCAGCAGCACTTCAACATCCCGGCCTCGACGGTCGACGAGGACTTCTTCGCGGTGGGCCAGCTCTTCGACGGCTCGTCGATCCGCGGCTTCCAGTCGATCCACGAGTCCGACCTGCAGCTCATCCCGGACGTCTCGACGGCCTACGTGGACCCCTTCCGGACCGAGCGCACGCTCGTGATCATCTTCGACATCTACAACCCGCGCAACGGCGAGATCTACGGCCGCGACCCGCGCCAGGTCGCCAAGAAGGCCGAGAAGTACCTCGCCTCGACCGGCATCGCCGACACCGCGTTCTTCGCCTCCGAGGCCGAGTTCTACATCTTCGACGACGTCCGCTACGAGGTGAAGCAGAACAAGTCGTACTACGAGGTCGACTCCTCCGAGGCCGCCTGGAACACGGGCCGCGAGGAGGAGGGCGGCAACCTCGCCAACAAGACGGCGTACAAGGGCGGCTACTTCCCCGTCTCCCCCGTCGACCAGCACGCGGACCTCCGCGACGACATCGTCCTGAAGCTCATCGAGGTCGGCCTCGAGGTCGAGCGCTCGCACCACGAGGTCGGCACCGCCGGCCAGGGCGAGATCAACTACAAGTTCGACACCCTCGTGCACGCGGGCGACGACATCCTCAAGTTCAAGTACATCGTCAAGAACACCGCGCTCGAGTGGGGCAAGACGGCGACCTTCATGCCGAAGCCGCTCATGGGCGACAACGGCTCGGGCATGCACACGCACCAGTCGCTGTGGAACGACGGCGCGCCGCTGTTCTACGACGAGCAGGGCTACGGCGGCCTCTCGGACACGGCTCGCTGGTACATCGGCGGCATCCTCCACCACGCCTCCGCGGTCGCGGCGTTCACGAACCCGACGGTGAACTCGTACCACCGCCTCATCCCGGGCTTCGAGGCGCCCGTCAACCTCGTGTACTCGGCGGGCAACCGCTCGGCCGCGATCCGCATCCCGATCACGGGCACCAACCCGAAGGCGAAGCGCATCGAGTTCCGCGCGCCCGACGCCTCCGGCAACCCCTACCTCGCCTTCGCGGCGCAGCTCATGGCGGGCCTCGACGGCATCAAGAACAAGATCGAGCCGCACGAGCCCGTCGACAAGGACCTCTACGAGCTCCCGCCCGAGGAGGCCAAGTCGATCCCGCAGCTGCCCGGCTCGCTCGACGCGGCGCTCCTGGCGCTCGAGGCCGACCACGACTTCCTCCTCGAGGGCGGCGTGTTCACGAAGGACCTCATCGAGACCTGGATCGACTACAAGCGCGAGAACGAGCTCCTGCCGTTCGCGCAGCGTCCGCACCCCTTCGAGTACGAGCTGTACTTCGGGGTCTGA
- a CDS encoding RDD family protein: protein MSPARPEPQPSDWPGRRLGLPESGPRSIARPGRRILGLIIDYVPAIVISVAFFQYEALATLAVFAALQIVAVTLMGGSIGHLVLGMRVVPLAGGRLRIWQPLVRTLLLCLVIPAVIWNRDQRGGHDIIAGTLLVRI, encoded by the coding sequence GTGAGCCCCGCGAGACCCGAACCGCAGCCCTCCGACTGGCCGGGGCGCCGCCTCGGCCTTCCCGAGTCGGGGCCCCGCTCGATCGCCCGGCCCGGCCGCCGCATCCTCGGGCTCATCATCGACTACGTGCCGGCGATCGTGATCTCGGTGGCGTTCTTCCAGTACGAGGCGCTCGCGACCCTCGCCGTGTTCGCGGCGCTGCAGATCGTGGCCGTGACGCTCATGGGCGGCAGCATCGGGCACCTGGTGCTCGGGATGCGGGTCGTCCCGCTCGCGGGCGGGCGGCTCCGGATCTGGCAGCCGCTCGTTCGGACCCTGCTGCTCTGCCTCGTGATCCCGGCGGTGATCTGGAACCGCGATCAGCGCGGCGGCCACGACATCATCGCCGGGACCCTGCTCGTCCGCATCTGA